One Pseudomonadota bacterium DNA window includes the following coding sequences:
- a CDS encoding DUF3343 domain-containing protein, whose product MQENRTYFLLFHTIHDVLKAEKALKRHGFNFELVPVPRNLSSDCGSCIKLKDRIEDVTPYIEDIELDRCFVFDGKEYKEVKLKADS is encoded by the coding sequence TTGCAAGAAAATAGGACATATTTCCTACTCTTCCACACCATCCATGATGTGCTGAAGGCTGAAAAGGCTTTAAAAAGACATGGCTTTAACTTTGAACTCGTGCCTGTACCAAGGAACTTGAGTTCAGACTGTGGATCATGTATAAAGTTAAAAGACCGTATCGAGGATGTAACTCCATATATTGAGGATATTGAACTCGACAGGTGCTTCGTATTTGATGGAAAGGAATACAAAGAGGTAAAGCTGAAGGCTGATAGCTAA